CGCTGAGCGATGTGGAGAGCGCGGGGCTGCGGGGCTTCTTCGAGGAGGGGTGCAGGTTCGTGGTCGAGGGCCTGTGGCTCGAGCAGCGGGACCTCTCGGCGAGGGTGGAAGGCGTTGTGACCATAAGACGGCCCTATGTCGACAGTCCCGTCTCTCTCACGCTTGAGCTGACGCCCAGGGGCGCGCTTGTCGAGAACGGCGGGCTCGCCCTGCTGCTCGGCCTCTACCGCAAGTCGGCAAACTTCTACTCCATCCCCATAGGAGGCACCATAGGCCGCCCGGTGGTGGGAGGACGATGACCGGTCCGAGACGGGAAAGTCTCCCCAAGTGAAGTGGCTCGGAGCTTGCCATGGATTGTGAGCGCACCGTCACCGCCTCGGCGCAAGGGAAGCGAGCCAGACGAGAACGGGCAGGAACTCGAGCCTGCCCGCCCACATGAGAAAGATGAGAACGCCCTTGAGCGCCGGCGGCAGCTGCGGCGAGACTATCCCCGACGACAGCCCCACGGTTCCCGCCGCGCTCGTCACCTCGAAGAACGCCGCCGACGGCTCGAAGCCCGCCGCCACGAAGACGACGGCCGAGATCACGATGAAGAAGGCGTAGAGCGCCGTCACGTGGAAGACGGAGGCCGTCTGGCGGGCCGCCCGCTCCTGTTTGCCGGGCATCACCACCTCGGCCGGATACTGCTCGTACCTGAGGCGCTCTGCTATGCTGCGGACGATCCAGCCCAGGCGCACGAGCTTTATGCCCCCCGAGGTGGAGCCCATGGAGCCGCCGACGAACATCGCCGCCGTGAGCACCGTCACGCCGAGGGGGCCGAAGGCCGCCGGCTCCATCCTCTGGTACCCTGTGGTCGTCTGGGCCGAGAACGTTATGAAGAGCGACTCCCAGAATCCCGCCCCTGAGCCCGCGGCGATGAGGGCCGCGCAGGCGAGCGCAAGGCCGACGAGCAAGAGCACCTGCCTGTCCGAGGCCACGGCAAGGAGCACGGCGGCAGCCGGAGCGCGCCCCCCTCTTCCGGCCGCCCAGGCGCGGCCGTAGAGGATGAAGTTCACGGCGCCGAGGCACATTATGAGCGTCAACGCTGCGGCCGCCCCGTCCCCCAGCTCCCCTGCGCCGCCGGCGTGGACGGCGAACCCGCCGGTGGACACGCCGGCCATGGTATAGCAGAGGGCGTTGAAGAGACCGGCGCCGCAGGCGAGAAGCAGGGCCGTCGAGACGGCCGTGACGGCCAGGTAGGTGAAGACCACGGTCTGCACGTGGGTGGCTATCCTCGGAAAGA
The Deltaproteobacteria bacterium DNA segment above includes these coding regions:
- a CDS encoding TrkH family potassium uptake protein, whose translation is MDRVRYRVVFKYLGGVLMVMAAAYGTTSLAALFAGESSALFYAGCGVLFAVLGRRLYSSVPEREVTALDAAATASLSFLLASVAGAPPFVFLSSMPVLDAWFESMSGFTTTGFTLLDVETAPASILFHRALSQWIGGMGFVAVTVSLLLVSGRPALMLLKDEVKEGEKIFPRIATHVQTVVFTYLAVTAVSTALLLACGAGLFNALCYTMAGVSTGGFAVHAGGAGELGDGAAAALTLIMCLGAVNFILYGRAWAAGRGGRAPAAAVLLAVASDRQVLLLVGLALACAALIAAGSGAGFWESLFITFSAQTTTGYQRMEPAAFGPLGVTVLTAAMFVGGSMGSTSGGIKLVRLGWIVRSIAERLRYEQYPAEVVMPGKQERAARQTASVFHVTALYAFFIVISAVVFVAAGFEPSAAFFEVTSAAGTVGLSSGIVSPQLPPALKGVLIFLMWAGRLEFLPVLVWLASLAPRR